One part of the Amphiura filiformis chromosome 5, Afil_fr2py, whole genome shotgun sequence genome encodes these proteins:
- the LOC140152569 gene encoding melatonin receptor type 1C-like: MSTNSPEIVEVHQYSEFVQIAALVLGIPICILSFAGNLLTIITVIKTKSLQTGANIFIVGLSISDMIYGTFLLPIIAYNHYNNGWPFGDGFCAVFGFFVFLFVMESINNLVGIAFSRYLKILHPKIFDQIFQGNKRTICLLLVFWLLPLITLTPAILLQKFGYEPKTLSCTFMREDNDSFGLMLLSLFLIPLSFITFCYLRILCKVVSNHKRIERVTTRTSGQKRIREDYHYTRTMVTIFIVFLLAYTPYMLNSFINTEGANLTLCFLCSVPVWLSNCINPFVYAASNRQFRLAFWAILTRRKTLFEPSDIEDSPGSNRLSMKTLSNNNMNTVVMQMPTTSTHC, from the coding sequence ATGTCTACCAATTCACCAGAAATAGTCGAGGTACATCAGTACTCTGAATTTGTGCAGATAGCGGCTTTAGTTCTTGGGATACCAATATGTATACTGAGCTTTGCTGGAAACTTACTGACTATCATCACAGTGATCAAGACAAAATCACTGCAGACTGGTGCCAATATCTTCATTGTTGGTTTGAGTATATCTGATATGATATATGGTACATTTCTTCTGCCCATCATTGCGTACAATCATTACAATAATGGTTGGCCATTTGGGGACGGATTCTGTGCGGTTTTCGGCTTCTTTGTGTTCCTCTTTGTCATGGAATCAATCAACAACCTCGTTGGTATCGCTTTCAGTCGCTATCTCAAAATCCTGcacccaaaaatatttgatcaaatttTCCAAGGGAACAAGCGAACGATATGTCTTCTGCTAGTTTTCTGGTTGCTGCCTCTTATAACACTCACCCCAGCCATTCTTTTACAGAAGTTTGGTTACGAGCCAAAGACATTATCGTGTACATTTATGCGTGAAGATAATGACAGTTTTGGACTAATGTTACTCTCCCTTTTCCTCATACCATTATCTTTCATCACGTTCTGTTATCTTCGCATCTTGTGTAAAGTGGTGTCAAATCACAAACGGATTGAGAGAGTCACGACAAGGACATCAGGGCAGAAACGGATACGGGAGGACTATCATTACACTCGTACTATGGTTACCATCTTTATTGTTTTCCTCCTTGCTTATACGCCTTACATGCTCAACAGCTTCATCAACACagaaggtgcaaatttaacactCTGTTTCTTATGTTCAGTACCAGTGTGGTTGAGCAACTGTATAAACCCATTTGTGTATGCGGCATCTAACAGACAATTTCGTTTGGCTTTCTGGGCTATCTTGACTCGGAGGAAGACACTTTTTGAGCCATCAGATATAGAAGACAGCCCTGGAAGTAATCGGCTAAGCATGAAGACTCTGTCAAATAATAATATGAATACAGTAGTGATGCAAATGCCTACTACTAGTACCCATTGCTAA